One stretch of Tribolium castaneum strain GA2 chromosome 5, icTriCast1.1, whole genome shotgun sequence DNA includes these proteins:
- the LOC657933 gene encoding transposable element P transposase, giving the protein MPKTCCICLSSKGESKNSTFFPIPRSNEDLKKWEYILKREIPTVGYICHQHFDENYLIRQARRIMLNKQKIYSVELEFQSYTPVVRDGDEHHGEHVKNTTEYNQFSNPPALSNIQVITDSNSNICGTNSKLLNNLITKNMNILSLFEGILTNKIIMLLPPEWAVHKNEKYIIYSKLLVKCHNSLHPEIEKSITIDRALRPRVYINNIKIFYPKHKVITSPELLQELINKVAVKKYHAKKLKTSAYKNKFFYIKKQKSKLRDLVATKRKQEVNIYKLEHFIGNLPEQQKELVSTCLETSQKNKHGVRYTQNWVYTCLLMRIKSPKLYEHMRREKLMPLPCHNTLLNYIKKIDGNFGFKTKLFDVLKEKTKFMKEWEKHGCLLLDECKISPSKHFDKTKMELLGFVNLGEYTPEKDRDSLGDHALVLMFQPFAGKSIQALGCFLSKGNVTGAVQAKLVLECILHCENAGLYIDAVTSDGAAWNRSMWKEFGIEDPLRPWCVHPVDKGRLLRFASDWPHLIKCLRNLLISKKEFITPEGIVKHSHFDILYKHELKYEFKIGFKLSYKHIWPKNYEKMSAKLAFQLFSNSVALALRSYANEVPGLFDSEPTSKFCERVNKIIDIMNSSLPSKALKYDSEDYKDLEGFLIYLDLWEQCSPKQNFISKSTFDGMRATISATLNLLKYLHALGFKYLMTTRLNQDS; this is encoded by the exons ATGCCTAAAACATGCTGCATATGTTTATCTTCAAAAGGAGAAAGTAAAAACTCAACATTCTTCCCTATCCCGAGA AGCAATGAAGACTTAAAAAAGTGggaatatattttaaaacgaGAAATCCCCACAGTAGGATATATTTGTCATCAACACTttgatgaaaattatttaatacgaCAAGCACGGAGGATTATgcttaataaacaaaaaatttattc TGTTGAATTAGAGTTTCAAAGTTATACACCAGTCGTCCGTGATGGTGATGAACACCATGGTGAACATGTTAAAAACACAACAGAGTATAATCA ATTTTCCAATCCTCCTGCATTGTCTAACATTCAAGTGATAACAGATAGTAATTC aaatatttgtggtacaaattccaaattacttaataatttaatcaccaaaaatatgaatattttATCCCTTTTTGAAGGCATTTTgaccaacaaaataattatgctTTTGCCACCTGAATGGGCGGTTCACAAAAACGAAAAGTATATAATATAttctaaattacttgttaAATGCCACAACTCATTACATCCTGAAATTGAAAAGTCCATAACCATAGATAGAGCCCTACGTCCACGAGtttatataaataacattaaaattttttatccaaaacATAAAGTGATTACAAGTCCTGAGTTACTACAAGAGTTGATAAACAAAGTTgctgttaaaaaatatcatgCAAAGAAATTGAAGACAAGtgcatataaaaataaatttttctatattaagaaacaaaaatcaaaattgagaGATTTGGTGGCCACAAAAAGAAAGCAAgaagtaaatatttataaattagaACACTTTATTGGAAATCTACCAGAACAACAAAAAGAATTAGTTTCAACCTGTTTAGAAACTTCCCAAAAAAATAAGCATGGGGTACGATACACACAAAATTGGGTATATACTTGTCTTCTAATGAGAATAAAAAGCCCCAAATTATATGAGCATATGAGAAGAGAAAAACTTATGCCATTACCTTGCCATAacacattattaaattatataaaaaaaattgacggcaattttggttttaaaacaaaattatttgatgttttaaaagaaaaaactaaatttatgaAAGAGTGGGAAAAACACGGATGTCTTTTATTGGATGAATGTAAAATTTCTCCATCAAAGCATTTTGACAAGACAAAAATGGAGTTACTGGGCTTTGTGAATTTAGGGGAATACACTCCCGAAAAAGACAGAGACAGTTTGGGAGATCATGCCCTAGTACTGATGTTTCAACCTTTTGCCGGAAAATCTATTCAAGCACTAGGATGTTTTTTGTCAAAGGGAAATGTTACGGGTGCTGTTCAAGCGAAATTAGTGCTTGAATGTATTCTCCATTGCGAAAATGCCGGGCTCTACATTGACGCGGTAACAAGCGATGGGGCTGCTTGGAATCGGTCTATGTGGAAAGAATTTGGAATAGAGGACCCATTGCGTCCGTGGTGTGTTCACCCAGTTGACAAAGGACGATTGCTTAGATTTGCTTCAGACTGGCCGCATTTGATCAAATGTTTACgcaatttattaatatcaaaaaagGAGTTTATA ACGCCTGAAGGAATTGTGAAACATTCTCATTTTGATATCTTATATAAACATGaattaaaatatgaatttaaaattggatttAAACTATCGTATAAACACATTTggccaaaaaattatgaaaaaatgtcCGCAAAATTAGCTTTCCAA ctttttagcAATAGCGTAGCTCTAGCTTTAAGATCTTACGCCAATGAAGTACCAGGTTTATTTGATTCGGAACCAACTTCAAAATTCTGTGAacgtgtaaataaaattatagatATTATGAACTCTTCTTTACCCAGTAAAGCTCTGAAATATGATTCAGAAGATTACAAG gatTTGGAaggatttttgatttatttagatCTATGGGAGCAGTGTTCAcccaaacaaaattttatatctaAATCTACATTTGATGGCATGAGAGCTACAATTTCGGCGaccttaaatttattaaaatatttacatgcTTTGGGATTTAAATACTTAATGACAACGAGACTTAATCAAGACTCTTGA